One stretch of Riemerella columbina DNA includes these proteins:
- a CDS encoding DUF4136 domain-containing protein — MKKLLFLALAASTLSISSCSSFNVKTDYSETAAFAQYKTYALRTDDLKLNDLDKDRVTSEISKQLSQKGLSVSTSPDLIINLKASHKKIEDVNSTNPYGVWGWGSPWGWGVGVQRTWVSNYNVGGLTIDFIDAKTQKLVWQGIGSGIQVDNPKSKQKQIPQLISEILSHYPPQK; from the coding sequence ATGAAAAAATTATTGTTTTTAGCTTTGGCTGCCAGCACGCTGAGCATCAGTTCTTGTAGCTCTTTTAATGTCAAAACTGACTATTCCGAAACGGCAGCTTTTGCGCAGTATAAAACTTATGCTCTTCGCACCGATGATTTAAAACTCAACGATTTAGACAAAGACCGCGTAACGAGTGAAATCTCAAAACAGCTTTCTCAGAAAGGGTTGAGCGTTAGTACCTCGCCAGATTTAATTATCAACCTTAAAGCTTCTCATAAAAAAATAGAAGATGTGAACAGCACCAATCCTTATGGCGTTTGGGGTTGGGGCTCACCGTGGGGCTGGGGCGTAGGTGTCCAGCGGACTTGGGTTTCTAACTATAATGTGGGCGGGCTGACCATTGATTTTATTGATGCTAAAACGCAAAAATTGGTTTGGCAAGGCATCGGCAGTGGCATCCAAGTGGATAACCCTAAATCTAAGCAAAAGCAAATCCCTCAACTTATTTCGGAAATATTGAGCCATTATCCGCCTCAAAAATAA
- a CDS encoding DUF5522 domain-containing protein, with translation MKDIKENEDFYYNEQGYKVFTEKFHLKRGYCCKNGCKHCPYGYDKKTDTFKTKPLK, from the coding sequence ATGAAAGACATCAAAGAAAATGAAGATTTTTATTATAACGAACAGGGCTATAAGGTGTTTACGGAAAAGTTCCACCTGAAGCGTGGCTACTGTTGCAAAAACGGCTGCAAACACTGTCCCTACGGCTATGATAAAAAGACAGACACTTTTAAAACAAAACCCTTAAAATAA
- a CDS encoding 1-aminocyclopropane-1-carboxylate deaminase/D-cysteine desulfhydrase, with protein sequence MGVLELLNLANLPDRPLISIPLEHSSVALYIKREDRVHPEISGNKFWKLWHNIHYYLHQKPKHPLLITFGGAFSNHIAATAALGRLLKIPTIGIIRGEEWATQWQDNPTLAKAYADGMRFQCVSRTTYRDKAAYTELLKKDFPEALIIPEGGSNALGVQGIQHMLNEETKTFDYLCTAVGTGGTVAGLSKYAAPHQQVLGFKVVNDTSLEAQVKTWSGRENTTLIDAFGAGYGKISVALVDFINGFYQDYQQPLDPIYTGKMMMQLLQMIAQNKFPEGSRILAFHTGGLQGIIGANKMLKKQNRNLINIQL encoded by the coding sequence TTGGGCGTTTTGGAACTATTAAACCTTGCAAATTTACCCGACCGACCTCTCATTTCTATCCCATTAGAACATTCATCGGTGGCGCTTTATATTAAACGGGAAGATAGGGTGCATCCAGAAATTTCAGGGAACAAATTTTGGAAATTGTGGCATAATATCCATTATTATCTTCACCAAAAGCCTAAGCATCCTTTGCTCATCACTTTTGGTGGGGCTTTTTCTAACCATATTGCGGCTACGGCGGCGCTCGGGCGCTTGCTCAAGATTCCGACTATTGGTATTATTAGAGGCGAGGAATGGGCAACCCAGTGGCAGGATAACCCCACATTAGCTAAGGCGTATGCAGATGGTATGCGCTTCCAATGCGTGAGTAGAACCACCTACCGAGATAAGGCGGCTTATACAGAGCTCCTAAAAAAAGACTTCCCCGAAGCGCTCATCATCCCCGAAGGAGGCTCTAATGCGTTGGGAGTGCAGGGCATTCAGCATATGCTCAATGAAGAAACCAAAACTTTTGATTATCTTTGCACAGCGGTAGGCACGGGCGGCACGGTGGCAGGCTTGTCAAAATATGCAGCACCGCATCAGCAAGTTTTGGGGTTTAAGGTGGTTAATGATACCTCTTTAGAGGCGCAAGTGAAAACTTGGAGTGGGCGAGAGAACACCACGCTCATTGATGCTTTTGGCGCTGGCTATGGGAAAATATCGGTGGCGTTGGTGGATTTTATCAATGGATTTTATCAAGACTATCAACAGCCTTTGGATCCGATATACACAGGAAAAATGATGATGCAGCTACTCCAGATGATTGCGCAAAATAAATTTCCAGAAGGGAGCCGTATTTTGGCGTTTCATACTGGTGGCTTGCAAGGGATTATCGGTGCCAATAAGATGCTGAAGAAACAAAATAGAAACTTAATCAATATTCAATTATAA
- a CDS encoding glucosaminidase domain-containing protein, with protein MKKFLVACALVALSKIPAQTWATDDQYIQRFAAYAVEEMEKYKIPASITLAQGLLETGGGQSRLAQEGNNHFGIKCKEDWTGRTMRHTDDAPNECFRVYDDPKQSYEDHSKFLAFRKYYVNLFKLNPKDYRAWAHGLKKAGYATNPRYAYILIDRIEKYRLYEFDNTNSNEVLYTVLKLYPELNNDTEFMAKLSGNRTNPTSTKTPKDPVTVIVPYKQTSYAEQQKTAEQLRKEKLALLNNITVKRHPNGGLKYIIIPTDTDLAYIAKKFDVREGRLTKWNELTNNRLKTNDILFLESKNSSGNVATYRAAAGDTMHLIAQKFGIKLNKLYRKNRMEVGEEPQQGQVIYLQSKKPRN; from the coding sequence ATGAAGAAATTTTTGGTAGCGTGTGCCCTTGTAGCACTTTCAAAAATACCAGCTCAAACTTGGGCTACAGATGACCAATACATCCAGCGTTTTGCCGCTTATGCCGTGGAGGAGATGGAGAAATATAAAATCCCTGCGAGCATCACTTTGGCACAAGGACTTTTAGAAACGGGTGGCGGACAATCGCGCTTGGCACAAGAGGGCAACAACCATTTTGGGATTAAATGTAAAGAAGACTGGACAGGCAGAACTATGCGCCACACAGATGATGCGCCCAACGAGTGTTTCCGTGTGTATGATGACCCTAAACAATCGTATGAAGACCACTCTAAATTTTTGGCTTTCAGAAAGTATTATGTCAATTTATTTAAACTCAACCCCAAAGATTATCGCGCTTGGGCACATGGTTTGAAGAAAGCAGGCTATGCCACCAACCCTCGCTATGCTTATATTTTAATCGATAGGATAGAAAAATATAGACTCTACGAGTTTGATAATACCAACTCTAACGAGGTGCTGTATACCGTGCTGAAACTCTATCCAGAACTCAATAACGATACTGAGTTTATGGCGAAATTATCAGGCAACCGCACCAACCCAACTTCTACCAAAACTCCAAAAGATCCTGTAACGGTTATTGTGCCGTACAAGCAAACCTCCTACGCAGAGCAACAAAAAACAGCGGAACAATTACGGAAAGAGAAATTGGCATTGCTCAATAACATTACGGTGAAAAGGCATCCTAACGGCGGACTTAAATACATCATCATCCCTACAGATACCGATTTGGCGTACATCGCTAAAAAGTTTGATGTGAGAGAAGGACGCCTGACCAAGTGGAATGAACTCACCAATAACCGACTAAAAACCAATGATATTCTATTTTTAGAATCCAAAAATTCATCAGGAAATGTAGCGACTTATAGAGCTGCGGCAGGCGATACCATGCATCTTATTGCTCAAAAATTTGGCATCAAACTGAATAAGTTATACCGCAAAAACAGAATGGAAGTCGGCGAAGAGCCACAGCAAGGGCAAGTGATTTATCTGCAATCTAAAAAACCGAGAAACTAA
- the hemL gene encoding glutamate-1-semialdehyde 2,1-aminomutase, giving the protein MLYQRSSALFQEAKQYIPGGVNSPVRAFKSVGGTPIFMKSAQGAYLTDADDRTYIDYINSWGPAILGHTHPVVLEEVKKQADKGFSFGTPTELETEIAKFITENVPNIDQIRMVSSGTEACMSAIRLARGYTGRDKIIKFEGCYHGHSDSFLIKAGSGAATFGNPNSPGVTQGTAQDTLLARYNDWEQVQDLFRLNEGQIAAVIIEPVAGNMGCVLPENDFLQNLRSICDENGSLLIFDEVMTGFRLAFGGAQEVYGVRADLVTYGKVIGGGMPVGAFAGRQEIMDSLAPKGAVYQAGTLSGNPIAMRAGLTTLKLIKETPDFYANLSKTTETLDFEIGKILNEKGIAHRINRKGSMMSVFFHTNRVSNFDEAQKANHSLFNTFFHHLLERGVYLPPSGYETWFISSAITDKEIDQTLEAVRSLEY; this is encoded by the coding sequence ATGCTATACCAAAGAAGTAGCGCTTTGTTCCAAGAAGCCAAACAATACATTCCAGGGGGCGTTAATTCCCCTGTGCGCGCGTTTAAATCGGTGGGTGGCACGCCTATTTTTATGAAATCTGCCCAAGGCGCCTACCTTACCGATGCAGATGACAGAACTTATATTGACTACATCAACTCGTGGGGGCCAGCCATTTTGGGGCACACGCATCCTGTGGTGTTGGAGGAAGTAAAAAAGCAAGCCGACAAAGGTTTTTCCTTTGGTACCCCTACCGAATTGGAAACCGAAATTGCAAAATTCATCACCGAAAATGTCCCGAATATCGACCAAATTAGAATGGTTTCTTCAGGAACTGAGGCTTGTATGAGTGCTATCCGCTTGGCACGAGGCTATACAGGACGAGATAAAATCATCAAGTTTGAAGGCTGTTACCATGGGCATTCGGATTCGTTTTTGATTAAAGCGGGCAGTGGTGCGGCGACTTTTGGCAACCCTAATTCGCCAGGCGTTACGCAGGGCACGGCGCAAGATACCCTATTGGCGCGGTATAACGATTGGGAGCAAGTGCAAGACCTCTTCCGCCTTAATGAAGGGCAGATTGCCGCTGTGATTATAGAACCTGTGGCAGGGAATATGGGCTGCGTATTGCCGGAGAATGATTTTCTACAAAATCTGAGAAGCATTTGTGATGAAAACGGCAGTCTTCTCATCTTTGATGAGGTGATGACAGGCTTCCGCTTGGCTTTTGGTGGGGCACAAGAGGTCTATGGCGTAAGAGCCGATTTGGTGACTTATGGCAAGGTGATTGGCGGCGGTATGCCAGTGGGCGCCTTTGCAGGAAGACAAGAAATTATGGATAGCTTGGCACCAAAAGGGGCGGTATATCAGGCGGGAACGCTCAGCGGCAATCCTATTGCAATGCGGGCAGGCTTGACCACTCTAAAGCTGATCAAGGAAACGCCAGACTTTTATGCCAACCTCAGTAAAACCACAGAAACTTTAGATTTTGAAATCGGAAAAATATTGAATGAAAAAGGCATTGCCCACCGCATCAACCGCAAAGGCTCTATGATGTCTGTGTTTTTCCACACCAACCGAGTGTCCAACTTTGATGAGGCTCAAAAAGCCAATCACTCGTTGTTTAATACCTTTTTTCATCATCTTTTAGAGCGTGGCGTTTATCTGCCGCCAAGCGGCTACGAGACTTGGTTTATCTCTTCAGCTATTACGGATAAAGAAATAGACCAAACCCTGGAAGCGGTAAGAAGTTTAGAATATTAG
- a CDS encoding SRPBCC family protein, with the protein MELEKITISTEVNKPLAQVWAYYTEPQHITQWNFADESWHCPSATNDLRVGGTYQTRMEAKDGSMGFDFTATYTALKLLESFTYEFGGREATVTFEAVEHGTRLTLSFDPETEHPIEMQRQGWQAILNHFKQYAEAQ; encoded by the coding sequence GCACAGAGGTCAATAAGCCTCTGGCGCAGGTTTGGGCGTATTATACCGAACCTCAACATATTACCCAATGGAACTTTGCGGATGAGAGTTGGCACTGCCCCTCTGCCACTAATGATTTGCGGGTGGGCGGCACTTACCAAACGCGTATGGAAGCCAAAGATGGCAGCATGGGCTTTGACTTTACAGCCACCTATACCGCGCTAAAACTTTTGGAAAGTTTCACTTATGAATTTGGTGGTCGGGAGGCTACTGTGACCTTTGAAGCGGTAGAACATGGCACGCGGCTCACACTCAGCTTTGACCCTGAAACCGAGCACCCCATAGAAATGCAAAGGCAAGGTTGGCAAGCCATTTTAAATCACTTTAAACAATATGCCGAAGCACAATAA